One window from the genome of Magnolia sinica isolate HGM2019 chromosome 4, MsV1, whole genome shotgun sequence encodes:
- the LOC131244119 gene encoding uncharacterized protein LOC131244119: MKKLRVFGDSQLIINQTNGDWKTNDEKLIPYQVCLENLTEEFEEITFSYMPRAKNQFADALSTLASMLKIPKGVVEWELTLELQEEHAFCLQIDEVETFPNGQPWYTDIKEYLEHQKYLEGATSTDRRTIQR; encoded by the coding sequence ATGAAGAAGTTGCGAGTCTTTggagactcacaactcatcatcaatcaaacgaatggcGACTGGAAGACCAACGATGAAAAGCTGATCCCTTATCAAGTCTGTCTAGAGAATCTGACCGAGGAATTTGAAGAGATCACGTTCTCTTACATGCCTCGAGCCAAGAACCAATTCGCGGATGCTCTGTCTACCCTTGCCTCGATGCTGAAAATCCCAAAAGGAGTAGTTGAGTGGGAACTCACCCTCGAACTCCAGGAAGAACACGCATTCTGCCTACAGATCGACGAAGTCGAAACCTTTCCGAACGGTCAGCCGTGGTACACAGACATCAAGGAATATCTCGAACATCAAAAGTACCTAGAAGGAGCGACATCAACTGATCGTCGCACTATCCAACGCTAG